Genomic DNA from Myxococcus guangdongensis:
CACGCGAGCCCCGCTGTCCCGACAGATGCGCACTCGCGCTCACGCGAAAACTCACGGGGCTTCCTCGGAAATCAATGAGTGAACGCGTCCGTGGACACTGTGCTGCCCGCTCCGCTCGCGAACTGTGTGTCACGAAGACGCGGCGAGGGTCGTCCCTGGTTTCGTCATCCACCGCACGCTGAAGCTCGGCTGCTGGCCCCTCTGCCACCCGCGTGATTGCGGCCCCAATGATGACGCGGCTCGGGAGAGCGCGTCGTCAGCGCGTGCGGTACAAGGAACTCCGCCGTGCGCGCACTTCGACTGCCCCATCTCTCTTCGCTTCGCGCCTTCGAACACCCCGGCTATCTCGCGGTCTGGCTGGGCGCCCTCATCTCCAACATCGGTACCTGGATGGAGACGGTGGCGATGGGCGTGTACGTCACGCAGGAGACGGGTCGCGCCGAATGGACCGGCGGCATCGTCGCCCTCGCCTTCCTCCCCTCGGTCATCCTGTCACCGCTCGGCGGCGCGCTCGCGGACCGGTTCGACCGCCGCGTCTACGTGGCGTTGGGCATCGCCGTGCAACTGGTGCTGGCTGCGGTGCTCACCGTGCTCGCCTTCATCGGTGAGCTCACCGTCCCCATCGTCGGCGTCGTCACGCTGCTCAACGGCTGCGCGAGCACGCTGACGAACCCGGCCTTCTCCGCGATGCTCGCGGAGCTCGTCCCTCCCCGCGACTTGCACAGCGCCATGAGCCTCAACTCGGCGCAGTACAACCTGGGGCGCATCATGGGACCGCTGCTCGCGGCGCTGGTGCTCCAGATGGGCGGCGCGTCGTGGGCCCTGCTCATCAACACGCTGTCCTTCGTCGCGAGCCTCATCGCCCTGTCCCGCGTGACGCTGCCCTCTCGTGACACGCCGCGCACACAGGAGAGCCTGTGGGCCGGCATCACCCGAGGCGTCTCCGTGGCCCGCGCCGACGAGGACATCTGGCGCGTGCTCTGGGGCACGCTGTTCGTCGCCGCGCTCGTGGCGCCGTTCATCGGCCTGGTGCCCGTCTTCGCCATCAACGTCTTCGGCCAGGGCGCCGCCGCGACGTCGCTGCTCGTCGCCTGTCAGGGCGCGGGCGCGGTGGTGGCCGCCGTCGTCGTGGGCACGCTCGCGGACGCGCTCGGCCACCGCAAGCTCCTGGGCTTCGCCGCCATGTCCATCGGCGTGGTGTCCGCGCTGTACTGGATGTCCCCCACGCTCACCGTGGCCGCGGCCGTCATCTTCCTGCTCGGCGCCAACTACCTCACGCTGATGAGCGGCCTGCACGCCTTCGCCACCTCGCGTGTTCCCCGGGACATGCAGGCGCGCGTCAGCAGCCTCTACAGCATGGTGCTCGGCGGAGGGTACGCCGCGGGCGTCTGGGCGCTGGGCGCGCTCTCGGACCGCGTGGGCGTGCGCTTCGTCACCGTCACCGCCAGCGTCATCTTCCTGGCCCTGGTGCTGACGCTGCGCCTGCTCAGCCCGCGCAGCTTCGACGACTCGCGCGCCTGAACCCCCGCACCCGGGGTGCCCGCCCGCTCCACGATGAGGCCGTGCCCGGGGTCCACCCCCGGACATGAATGGCGATTCAGGTGCCGAAGGGACTGCGTCCCAACACCCCGCGCGCTACACACGGACGCTGACGACCCCCTCCCGAGGAGCGCATGCCCATCCGTCCATCCGTCCTGGCCCTGTCCGCCCTTCTCCTGGCGGCCCCTCCCGCCCTCGCCCAGTCCAAGGCCCCCGTCGAGCCGCTCGGCACCGCGCTCGAGGGTCTGCCCTCCGCGTTCCCCGTGCAGTACCTGTCCACCCAGGTCGAAGGTCAGGACGTCCGCCTCGCCTACCTGGACGTGAAGCCCACCGCGCGCGCGAACAACCGCACCGTGGTGCTCCTGCACGGCAAGAACTTCTTCGGCGCCTACTGGGAGCCCACCATCCGCGCGCTCACCGCCGCGGGCTTCCGCGTCGTCGCCCCGGACCAGCTCGGCTTCGGCCGCTCGTCCAAGCCCGACGTCCACTACAGCTTCCACACCCTCGCGTCGCTCACCAAGCAGGTGCTCGACTCGCTCGGAATCAAGCAGGCCGTCATCCTCGGCCACTCCATGGGCGGCATGCTCGCCACCCGCTTCGCCCTCATGTACCCGCAGGCCACCGAGCGCCTCATCCTCGAGAACCCCATCGGCCTCGAGGACTACCGCGAGAAGGCCCCGTGGCAGCCCACCGAGGCCTATTACAAAGAGCAGCTCGCCGTGACGGAGGAGTCCACCCGCAAGTACCACCACACGTACTACGTGAAGTGGAAGCCCGAGTACGACGTCTGGGTCCAGGTCCTCTACCGCCAGACGCTCAGCGGTGACTACCCGCGCCTGGCCCAGGTCGCCGCCGAGACCTCGCAGATGATCTATGAGCAGCCCGTCGTCCACGAGTTCCCCCTCGTCAAGCCGCGCGCCCTCGTCGTCATCGGCCAGGAGGACCGCACCTTCATCGGCCGCGGCAAGGTGCCCGCCGACGTCGCCGCCACCCTCGGCCAGTACCCCCAGCTCGGGAAGAAGACCGCTCAGGCCATCCCCCAGGCCACCCTGGTGGAGCTGCCCGGCGTGGGCCACATCCCCCACATCGAGGCCCCCGAGAAGTTCCACGCCGCCGTGCTCGACTTCCTCGCGAAGTAGCCCCTGTGGGCAACTTGGGGACGCAGGACACACTCCCCGCATGAGCGCACCCTCCTCGGGTTCACGGGTTAAAGTCCGTGAATCCGGGGCTCACGGCCCTGACGCATCTCGAGGGGGCGTGGATGAAGAAGCTGCTCGGGCCGATGCTGTACACGACCACCCAGCCGTCGCAGGAGCGGTGGTCGTTCTTCGTGAACCTGTACCTGTCGGTGGACGCGGTGGACGCGGCGAGGCTCCCCCGGCTGCGCCTGCGCGCCTCGGAGGGCACGGCGCTGCCGGACACCGTCGTGGCCCCTCCCCGGCTGGTGGCGGACTTCTCCGCGCTGGAGGGCCGGGCGGCGGGCGTGCTGTGGCGCTGGGAGGTGACGCTCGAGCGCGAGGACAAGGCCCGGCGGGTGACGTACCGCTTCGAGCCGGTGGACGCGGGCGACGCGCTGGAGGAGGTGGACTTCTCCGCGCCGCACCACCCACCCCGGCCGTGGAACCAGGACACGCTGGGGACGGTGGTGGTGCCCGCGAAGGGCGCGCTGCCGAAGGCGGCCTTCTTCTCCTGCAACGGCGCGAGCGACGCGAAGACGTGGAGCTCGGTGATGCGGATGAAGCGGCCCTTCGGCTGCTGGATGGACATGCTCGCGCAGCACGAGGAGCCCACGGAGGGCGGCTTCGAGCTGCTGATGGGCGGCGGCGACCAGGTGTACGCGGACTCGCTGCTGGACCACGAGCCGCTCCTGGAGTTCCGCAAGCGCGAGCTGGAGCAGAAGCTGAACCGCGACTTCGGTCCGCCCAAGGGCTTCCACGAGCAGATGCTGGCGCGCTACGTGGAGCTGTACTGCGAGCGGTGGGGAGGCTCGGCCGGCATCGCCCCCATGCTGGCGCGCGTGCCGGGCCTGTTCACGTGGGATGACCACGACATCTTCGACGGCTGGGGCTCGCACGAGTCCCTGCAGTCCTGCGAGTGGTTCGAGTCCATCTACAGCGCCGCGGCGCTCGCGTTCGAGGCGTTCCAGCTGGGCGCGCTCCGAGGCTCGGAGAAGCCGACGCGGCGCAAGCCGTGCGAGGGGCACTATCTGCAGTCCGTGCGCTTCGCGGGCGCCGAGTGCGACGTGGATGTGCTCGCGTTGGACTTGCGCAGCGGGCGCACCTACCGGCGGCAGACGAACGGGAAGATGGTGCACGAGGTGATGAGCGCGGAGCAGTGGCACGCGCTGGATGCGTGGCGCCAGGAGCACGCGGGGCGGGGCGCGAGCAAGCCTCGC
This window encodes:
- a CDS encoding alpha/beta fold hydrolase — its product is MPIRPSVLALSALLLAAPPALAQSKAPVEPLGTALEGLPSAFPVQYLSTQVEGQDVRLAYLDVKPTARANNRTVVLLHGKNFFGAYWEPTIRALTAAGFRVVAPDQLGFGRSSKPDVHYSFHTLASLTKQVLDSLGIKQAVILGHSMGGMLATRFALMYPQATERLILENPIGLEDYREKAPWQPTEAYYKEQLAVTEESTRKYHHTYYVKWKPEYDVWVQVLYRQTLSGDYPRLAQVAAETSQMIYEQPVVHEFPLVKPRALVVIGQEDRTFIGRGKVPADVAATLGQYPQLGKKTAQAIPQATLVELPGVGHIPHIEAPEKFHAAVLDFLAK
- a CDS encoding MFS transporter; the encoded protein is MRALRLPHLSSLRAFEHPGYLAVWLGALISNIGTWMETVAMGVYVTQETGRAEWTGGIVALAFLPSVILSPLGGALADRFDRRVYVALGIAVQLVLAAVLTVLAFIGELTVPIVGVVTLLNGCASTLTNPAFSAMLAELVPPRDLHSAMSLNSAQYNLGRIMGPLLAALVLQMGGASWALLINTLSFVASLIALSRVTLPSRDTPRTQESLWAGITRGVSVARADEDIWRVLWGTLFVAALVAPFIGLVPVFAINVFGQGAAATSLLVACQGAGAVVAAVVVGTLADALGHRKLLGFAAMSIGVVSALYWMSPTLTVAAAVIFLLGANYLTLMSGLHAFATSRVPRDMQARVSSLYSMVLGGGYAAGVWALGALSDRVGVRFVTVTASVIFLALVLTLRLLSPRSFDDSRA
- a CDS encoding alkaline phosphatase D family protein, which gives rise to MKKLLGPMLYTTTQPSQERWSFFVNLYLSVDAVDAARLPRLRLRASEGTALPDTVVAPPRLVADFSALEGRAAGVLWRWEVTLEREDKARRVTYRFEPVDAGDALEEVDFSAPHHPPRPWNQDTLGTVVVPAKGALPKAAFFSCNGASDAKTWSSVMRMKRPFGCWMDMLAQHEEPTEGGFELLMGGGDQVYADSLLDHEPLLEFRKRELEQKLNRDFGPPKGFHEQMLARYVELYCERWGGSAGIAPMLARVPGLFTWDDHDIFDGWGSHESLQSCEWFESIYSAAALAFEAFQLGALRGSEKPTRRKPCEGHYLQSVRFAGAECDVDVLALDLRSGRTYRRQTNGKMVHEVMSAEQWHALDAWRQEHAGRGASKPRHVLVLSSVPLVHLRFGPAVEALGGDTELHDDMLDQWESVAHRGERIRLMVDLLQLAKASCCAVTVVSGDVHVGARGLIRSRNPEHVPAGLAEAAIEQVTSSGIVHPPPSMLQFMGMRMLAEESVDDLPSYMQTEMLPVGKSRYLRERNWLSLRVEPARSKVSRPKLWLRWEAEHTALSMQVVVEPPPLATTMTAA